The following are encoded together in the Ictidomys tridecemlineatus isolate mIctTri1 chromosome X, mIctTri1.hap1, whole genome shotgun sequence genome:
- the LOC101967064 gene encoding olfactory receptor 10A4, which translates to MASSTEENTTQISEIILLGFGDLHGFQFLLFGIFLTIYVMTLIGNMVILTVVSADCSLHTPMYFFLVHFSFLEIGYTTTIEPIMLRTLLSAHVPISFPACACQFYFFASLVATECFFLAVMSYDRYIAICNPLHYSSIMDFWGCLHLAAASWLAGFLAPILLMVLIFRLTFCSANEIDHFFCDLKPIMKLACTDTQVAEMTSFICTSLFALGPFLLTLASYIHIISTILRIPSATGKQQAFSTCSSHLTVVSLYYGTLGIVYGFPSGPQYEDILKLLSLLYTVLTPSLNPVIYTLRNKDVKVALRKLVQRGK; encoded by the coding sequence ATGGCCAGCAGTACAGAAGAAAATACAACTCAAATTTCAGAAATTATccttttgggttttggggatcTCCATggatttcagtttcttctttttggGATATTTCTGACCATTTATGTGATGACTCTCATAGGCAATATGGTGATCCTAACTGTGGTGTCAGCTGATTGCTCCCTTCATACACCCATGTATTTCTTTCTTGTCCACTTCTCCTTCCTAGAGATTGGCTATACTACTACCATTGAGCCCATAATGTTGAGGACATTGCTGTCAGCTCATGTGCCTATTTCCTTCCCAGCCTGTGCttgccagttttatttttttgcttcccTCGTTGCCACAGAATGTTTCTTCCTGGCTGTAATGTCTTATGATCGCTATATAGCCATCTGTAACCCACTGCACTACTCCAGCATCATGGACTTCTGGGGTTGCTTACATCTAGCTGCTGCCTCTTGGCTGGCTGGATTTCTGGCGCCCATCCTTCTCATGGTCCTCATTTTTCGTTTAACATTCTGTTCTGCTAATGAGATTGACCACTTCTTCTGTGATTTGAAGCCCATCATGAAACTTGCCTGCACTGATACTCAGGTAGCTGAGATGACCTCTTTTATATGCACCTCTCTATTTGCCCTTGGCCCTTTCCTGCTGACCCTGGCTTCCTATATTCACATTATTTCCACTATTCTGAGGATTCCTTCTGCCACAGGGAAGCAGCAGGCTTTCTCTACCTGTTCTTCACACCTAACAGTGGTCAGTCTCTATTACGGGACACTGGGCATTGTCTATGGTTTCCCATCAGGGCCTCAGTATGAAGACATCTTAAAGTTGCTTTCCCTTCTATATACAGTGCTTACTCCTTCACTCAACCCTGTCATTTACACCCTAAGGAACAAGGATGTGAAAGTAGCTCTGAGAAAATTGGTGCAACGAGGGAAATAG